A window of the Cannabis sativa cultivar Pink pepper isolate KNU-18-1 chromosome X, ASM2916894v1, whole genome shotgun sequence genome harbors these coding sequences:
- the LOC115712046 gene encoding probable inactive poly [ADP-ribose] polymerase SRO3 isoform X1: MASYTASPNFVASKAIKSIKFRAPKSSSSSSSSSSSSSSSSSSPPRNVKLYNRTIDSFSARLLLQNHANFKLSGAPVRFMFYKVGMWIDFSREIVASLCSCFLDRTSAIDMVIEGSNYHFDFLGMLQIHLGAGNQRSIAWIDEQGKCFFPKQFIGDEFEIYDVENANVEIEIEVKGSLEPKLGKRMREEEKMVEHQEEEDKEVSSSYRHGVMPKRHCIKDSKLENPRWPNTKLLREEENAYTIVRSIFLRGIRKIHPGAIIATIHQCSRMRPLEKAHREIFSKQIEITKAARGTSNMVYAWFGGSAQAIAGVLAHGFSVAGKLSGSDANAAGVRLSPLANPFRSAMQSKADDNGEKHMILCRVILGNVEKVEASSQQYYPSSSEFDTGADDPTNPNWYVVWSTNISRHILPDCVVSFKSSANKQADLGGFALTKYTFAELFSKIKCSLPPVKVQECITLYNSLKDGKISKDIFIKQFRLVAGEKVLLSAIREICGSE; this comes from the exons ATGGCTTCATATACTGCAAGCCCAAATTTTGTAGCTTCCAAAGCCATCAAATCTATCAAATTTCGTGCTCCCAAGAgctcttcatcatcatcatcatcatcatcgtcatcatcatcatcgtcaTCATCGCCGCCAAGGAATGTAAAGCTTTATAATCGAACGATTGATTCTTTCTCAGCTCGGTTACTGCTTCAGAACCATGCTAATTTCAAGCTCAGTGGAGCTCCTGTTCGATTTATGTTCTACAAGGTTGGGATGTGGATTGATTTTTCTAGAGAAATTGTGGCTTCTCTTTGTTCGTGCTTTCTAGACCGGACTTCGGCGATTGATATGGTGATTGAAGGGTCAAATTACCATTTTGATTTTCTCGGTATGTTGCAGATTCATTTGGGGGCTGGGAATCAGAGATCGATTGCTTGGATTGATGAGCAAGGTAAGTGTTTCTTCCCTAAACAATTTATCGGAGATGAATTTGAGATCTACGATGTAGAGAATGCGAATGTAGAAATTGAGATCGAAGTCAAAGGGAGTTTGGAGCCGAAATTGGGTAAAAGGatgagagaagaagagaagatgGTGGAACATCAGGAGGAGGAGGATAAGGAAGTGAGTTCTTCGTATAGGCATGGAGTAATGCCAAAACGGCATTGTATTAAGGATTCCAAGCTGGAAAATCCTCGATGGCCGAACACGAAATTGCTGAGAGAAGAAGAGAACGCTTATACGATTGTCAGGAGCATATTTCTGCGTGGGATTAGGAAGATTCATCCCGGTGCTATCATCGCCACGATTCATCAGTGCTCGCGCATGCGGCCATTGGAGAAAGCTCATCGCGAAATTTTTTCAAAGCAAATTGAAATTACTAAGGCTGCTCGGGGGACATCGAATATGGTTTATGCCTGGTTTGGGGGATCAGCACAAGCCATTGCAGGCGTTTTGGCACATGGGTTTAGTGTGGCTGGAAAGCTTTCTGGCTCCGATGCTAACGCGGCCGGTGTCCGTCTCTCCCCCTTGGCCAATCCTTTTAGAAG tgctatgcAATCGAAGGCGGACGATAATGGCGAAAAACATATGATACTTTGCCGAGTTATATTGGGTAACGTTGAAAAAGTTGAGGCAAGTTCCCAACAATATTATCCATCTAGTTCAGAGTTCGATACTGGGGCTGATGATCCCACGAATCCCAACTGGTATGTCGTATGGTCCACCAATATTAGCAGGCACATTCTTCCGGATTGTGTTGTGAGCTTCAAATCTTCTGCAAACAAACAAG CTGATCTGGGAGGGTTTGCACTAACTAAGTACACATTTGCTGAACTGTTTAGTAAGATAAAGTGTTCCCTTCCTCCGGTGAAAGTTCAGGAATGTATAACTTTGTACAATTCACTAAAG GATGGAAAAATTTCAAAAGACATTTTCATCAAGCAGTTCCGGTTGGTTGCTGGAGAGAAGGTTCTATTATCTGCAATTAGGGAGATTTGTGGCTCAGAATGA
- the LOC115712046 gene encoding probable inactive poly [ADP-ribose] polymerase SRO3 isoform X2, with the protein MASYTASPNFVASKAIKSIKFRAPKSSSSSSSSSSSSSSSSSSPPRNVKLYNRTIDSFSARLLLQNHANFKLSGAPVRFMFYKIHLGAGNQRSIAWIDEQGKCFFPKQFIGDEFEIYDVENANVEIEIEVKGSLEPKLGKRMREEEKMVEHQEEEDKEVSSSYRHGVMPKRHCIKDSKLENPRWPNTKLLREEENAYTIVRSIFLRGIRKIHPGAIIATIHQCSRMRPLEKAHREIFSKQIEITKAARGTSNMVYAWFGGSAQAIAGVLAHGFSVAGKLSGSDANAAGVRLSPLANPFRSAMQSKADDNGEKHMILCRVILGNVEKVEASSQQYYPSSSEFDTGADDPTNPNWYVVWSTNISRHILPDCVVSFKSSANKQADLGGFALTKYTFAELFSKIKCSLPPVKVQECITLYNSLKDGKISKDIFIKQFRLVAGEKVLLSAIREICGSE; encoded by the exons ATGGCTTCATATACTGCAAGCCCAAATTTTGTAGCTTCCAAAGCCATCAAATCTATCAAATTTCGTGCTCCCAAGAgctcttcatcatcatcatcatcatcatcgtcatcatcatcatcgtcaTCATCGCCGCCAAGGAATGTAAAGCTTTATAATCGAACGATTGATTCTTTCTCAGCTCGGTTACTGCTTCAGAACCATGCTAATTTCAAGCTCAGTGGAGCTCCTGTTCGATTTATGTTCTACAAG ATTCATTTGGGGGCTGGGAATCAGAGATCGATTGCTTGGATTGATGAGCAAGGTAAGTGTTTCTTCCCTAAACAATTTATCGGAGATGAATTTGAGATCTACGATGTAGAGAATGCGAATGTAGAAATTGAGATCGAAGTCAAAGGGAGTTTGGAGCCGAAATTGGGTAAAAGGatgagagaagaagagaagatgGTGGAACATCAGGAGGAGGAGGATAAGGAAGTGAGTTCTTCGTATAGGCATGGAGTAATGCCAAAACGGCATTGTATTAAGGATTCCAAGCTGGAAAATCCTCGATGGCCGAACACGAAATTGCTGAGAGAAGAAGAGAACGCTTATACGATTGTCAGGAGCATATTTCTGCGTGGGATTAGGAAGATTCATCCCGGTGCTATCATCGCCACGATTCATCAGTGCTCGCGCATGCGGCCATTGGAGAAAGCTCATCGCGAAATTTTTTCAAAGCAAATTGAAATTACTAAGGCTGCTCGGGGGACATCGAATATGGTTTATGCCTGGTTTGGGGGATCAGCACAAGCCATTGCAGGCGTTTTGGCACATGGGTTTAGTGTGGCTGGAAAGCTTTCTGGCTCCGATGCTAACGCGGCCGGTGTCCGTCTCTCCCCCTTGGCCAATCCTTTTAGAAG tgctatgcAATCGAAGGCGGACGATAATGGCGAAAAACATATGATACTTTGCCGAGTTATATTGGGTAACGTTGAAAAAGTTGAGGCAAGTTCCCAACAATATTATCCATCTAGTTCAGAGTTCGATACTGGGGCTGATGATCCCACGAATCCCAACTGGTATGTCGTATGGTCCACCAATATTAGCAGGCACATTCTTCCGGATTGTGTTGTGAGCTTCAAATCTTCTGCAAACAAACAAG CTGATCTGGGAGGGTTTGCACTAACTAAGTACACATTTGCTGAACTGTTTAGTAAGATAAAGTGTTCCCTTCCTCCGGTGAAAGTTCAGGAATGTATAACTTTGTACAATTCACTAAAG GATGGAAAAATTTCAAAAGACATTTTCATCAAGCAGTTCCGGTTGGTTGCTGGAGAGAAGGTTCTATTATCTGCAATTAGGGAGATTTGTGGCTCAGAATGA